The [Pseudomonas] carboxydohydrogena genome includes a window with the following:
- a CDS encoding acyl carrier protein, with translation MSSTFDQVATIIAETCDIPRDTITPESHAIDDLGIDSLDFLDIAFAIDKAFGIKLPLEKWTQEVNDGKATTEQYFVLKNLSARIDELVAAKGT, from the coding sequence ATGTCCTCAACGTTCGATCAGGTCGCCACGATCATTGCTGAAACCTGCGATATCCCGCGCGACACCATCACGCCGGAAAGCCACGCGATCGATGATCTCGGCATCGACAGCCTCGACTTCCTCGATATCGCCTTCGCCATCGACAAGGCGTTCGGCATCAAGCTGCCGCTGGAGAAGTGGACGCAGGAAGTCAACGACGGCAAGGCGACGACGGAACAGTATTTCGTCCTGAAAAACCTCAGCGCGCGCATCGACGAGTTGGTCGCCGCCAAGGGCACCTGA
- a CDS encoding 3-hydroxyacyl-ACP dehydratase FabZ family protein produces the protein MRLEYFQMVDRIADLDVGERRITVSAQVPQQSSIFEGHFPGYPLMPGVLLIETMAQTSGWLLIALLKFERMPFLASVKEAKMRDFIKPGEPLTVDAHVVHDGSGFAVTDARISVDGKLKCNATLTFRHTPFPNADLRGHMQQMAQQIGFPAQAMS, from the coding sequence ATGCGTCTCGAATATTTCCAGATGGTCGATCGCATCGCCGATCTCGATGTCGGCGAGCGCCGCATTACCGTCTCCGCGCAGGTGCCGCAGCAAAGCTCGATCTTCGAAGGCCACTTCCCCGGCTATCCGCTGATGCCGGGCGTGCTGCTGATCGAGACCATGGCGCAGACGTCGGGCTGGCTCTTGATCGCGCTGTTGAAGTTCGAACGCATGCCGTTCCTCGCCTCCGTCAAGGAAGCCAAGATGCGCGATTTCATCAAGCCGGGCGAACCGCTCACCGTGGACGCACATGTCGTCCATGATGGCTCGGGTTTCGCCGTCACCGATGCCAGGATCAGCGTCGATGGCAAGTTGAAGTGCAACGCGACCCTCACCTTCCGCCACACTCCGTTTCCCAACGCGGATCTGCGCGGCCATATGCAACAGATGGCGCAACAGATCGGCTTTCCCGCGCAGGCGATGTCATGA
- a CDS encoding beta-ketoacyl-ACP synthase, which yields MSNTSPTREVWITGIGLATSLGEGLDQHWDALQARKVNVDETTFAPYPVHPIVKLTYDAQIPKKGDQRQMEAWQRIGTYAAGLALDSAGLKGNTDILSRTDMIVAAGGGERDLAVDASVLNDQAQGNAAPGSLNERLMSDLRPTLFLAQLSNLLAGNISIVHGVTGSSRTFMGEEAAGTDAFRIALARIVSGQSDIALVGAAHNGERKDLLMLYEFGDFALKNKFAPVWARGADHSGFALGSGGVFLVIESREHAQARGAKPFARLTSVVADHARRATPGDITAVLDGLWAKLDANADAPILTAATGAAPATDEERAFLKKHASAPVRALGTSFGHLIEAQFPLGLALAALSISKGKLFAANDTAGLEVETSASPSQIVVVNTGHWRGEGMALVESVPA from the coding sequence ATGAGCAATACCTCTCCGACCCGCGAGGTCTGGATTACCGGCATCGGTCTCGCCACATCATTGGGCGAAGGTCTCGACCAGCATTGGGACGCGTTGCAGGCGCGCAAGGTCAATGTCGATGAGACGACTTTCGCGCCCTACCCGGTGCATCCGATCGTCAAGCTGACATACGACGCGCAGATTCCGAAAAAAGGCGACCAGCGTCAGATGGAAGCCTGGCAGCGGATCGGCACTTACGCCGCCGGTCTCGCGCTCGACAGCGCTGGCCTCAAGGGCAACACCGACATTCTCTCGCGCACGGATATGATCGTCGCCGCGGGCGGCGGCGAACGCGACCTCGCGGTCGATGCCTCGGTGCTCAACGATCAGGCGCAGGGCAACGCCGCGCCCGGCTCGCTGAACGAGCGGCTGATGAGCGATCTGCGCCCGACGCTGTTTCTGGCACAATTGTCCAACCTGCTCGCGGGCAACATCTCGATCGTGCACGGTGTCACCGGCTCCTCCCGCACCTTCATGGGCGAGGAAGCGGCGGGCACCGACGCTTTCAGGATCGCGCTCGCGCGCATCGTCTCGGGGCAAAGCGACATCGCACTGGTCGGCGCCGCGCATAATGGCGAGCGCAAGGACCTGTTGATGCTTTACGAGTTCGGCGACTTCGCGCTGAAAAACAAGTTCGCGCCGGTCTGGGCGCGCGGTGCGGACCACTCCGGCTTCGCGCTCGGTTCGGGCGGCGTTTTTCTCGTCATCGAATCCAGGGAGCATGCGCAGGCGCGCGGCGCGAAACCGTTCGCGCGGCTCACGAGCGTCGTCGCGGATCATGCCCGCCGCGCAACGCCTGGCGACATCACCGCCGTGCTCGACGGCCTGTGGGCCAAACTTGACGCAAACGCCGATGCGCCGATCCTCACCGCCGCGACAGGCGCGGCTCCGGCGACAGACGAGGAGCGTGCGTTTTTGAAGAAACATGCGAGCGCGCCGGTGCGCGCGCTCGGCACGTCGTTCGGCCATCTCATCGAAGCCCAGTTTCCGCTCGGGCTCGCGCTGGCGGCATTGTCGATTTCCAAAGGGAAACTGTTCGCCGCCAACGATACGGCCGGCCTTGAGGTTGAAACGTCTGCTTCACCTTCCCAGATTGTCGTGGTCAACACCGGACATTGGCGGGGCGAAGGCATGGCGCTGGTCGAATCTGTTCCGGCCTGA
- a CDS encoding beta-ketoacyl-ACP synthase → MTAAKDKFGRPTVVVTGMGVVTSLGAGKAENWKKLTAGESGIRTITRFPTDGLRTTMAGTVDFIPVEPFISTTLSDKLADLAAEEAVTQAAIGSKGDFPGPLFLAVAPVEVEWLAREQAARATGATSGIDYDAMLKVSGGGKFAKFHQRFLFGSVADHLVDRFGTKGSPISLSTACASGATAIQLGVEAIRRGEADAALCVATDGSVNPEALIRFSLLSALSTNNDSPQAAVRPFAKNRDGFVMAEGAGALVLESYEAATARGATILGVLAGCGELADSFHRTRSSPDGKPIIGCVRKALDDAGMGVEQIDYINAHGTGTPENDKMEYLGISTVFGERATQVPVSSNKSMVGHTLSAAGAVEAVFSLLTLEHQRIPPTINYDIPDPAIPFDVVPNTARDARVTAVMSNSFGFGGQNAVLILTREPV, encoded by the coding sequence ATGACCGCCGCGAAAGACAAGTTCGGCCGCCCCACCGTCGTCGTCACTGGCATGGGCGTCGTCACCTCGCTCGGCGCGGGCAAGGCGGAGAACTGGAAGAAACTCACGGCGGGCGAATCCGGCATCCGCACCATCACGCGCTTTCCGACCGACGGGTTGCGCACCACCATGGCCGGCACCGTCGATTTCATTCCGGTCGAACCCTTCATCTCCACCACGCTGTCCGACAAGCTCGCCGATCTCGCCGCCGAGGAAGCGGTGACGCAGGCCGCTATCGGCAGCAAGGGCGACTTCCCCGGTCCGCTGTTTCTCGCCGTCGCTCCCGTCGAGGTCGAATGGCTTGCACGCGAGCAAGCCGCGCGCGCCACCGGCGCCACCTCCGGTATCGATTACGACGCCATGCTCAAGGTGAGCGGCGGCGGCAAGTTCGCGAAATTCCATCAGCGATTCCTGTTCGGCTCCGTCGCCGATCATCTGGTCGATCGCTTCGGCACCAAGGGTTCGCCGATCTCGCTCTCCACCGCCTGCGCATCGGGCGCGACCGCAATCCAGCTCGGCGTCGAGGCGATCCGCCGCGGCGAGGCCGATGCCGCGCTGTGCGTTGCGACCGATGGCTCGGTCAATCCCGAAGCCCTGATCCGCTTCTCGCTGCTCTCGGCGCTGTCCACCAACAACGATTCGCCGCAGGCGGCCGTGCGCCCCTTCGCCAAGAACCGCGACGGCTTCGTGATGGCGGAAGGCGCAGGCGCGCTGGTGCTGGAAAGCTACGAGGCCGCGACCGCGCGCGGCGCGACCATTCTCGGCGTGCTGGCAGGCTGCGGCGAACTTGCCGATTCCTTCCACCGCACCCGCTCGAGCCCGGACGGCAAGCCGATCATCGGCTGCGTGCGCAAGGCGCTCGACGATGCGGGCATGGGTGTCGAACAGATCGACTACATCAACGCCCACGGCACCGGCACGCCGGAAAACGACAAGATGGAATATCTCGGCATCTCCACCGTGTTCGGCGAACGCGCCACGCAGGTGCCGGTCTCCTCCAACAAGTCGATGGTCGGGCATACGCTATCCGCGGCTGGCGCGGTCGAGGCGGTGTTCTCGCTGCTCACGCTCGAACACCAGCGCATTCCGCCGACGATCAATTACGACATCCCCGACCCCGCGATCCCCTTCGACGTGGTGCCGAACACGGCCCGCGACGCCAGGGTCACGGCGGTGATGTCGAATTCATTCGGCTTCGGCGGCCAGAACGCGGTGCTGATCCTTACCCGCGAGCCGGTTTAA
- a CDS encoding zinc-binding dehydrogenase yields the protein MRALTLVADRQLTVAELPPPPPPAENEVQIRVRAVALNHIDVWGYRGMAFAKRKMPLVVGAEASGEIVATGANATRFKPGQKVVMYGALTCGTCKACQEGRDNLCENVAGIMGFHVDGFARELMNLDERLVIPVPDNVSLRDAACAPIAFSTVQHMLFDNAKLQPGETVLVHAGGSGIGTVAIMMAKAIGCTVITTVGSDAKIEGVKALGADYVINYRKDRFEGETRKITKKKGVDVVFEHVGADTFNGSLLCLKRGGRLVTCGSTSGPTTTINLMQLFQQQYRIIGSFGASMRNIAESLDKMAGGIKPVIDTEVPVENVEKALERMESRQVFGKIIVTL from the coding sequence ATGCGCGCGCTTACCCTCGTTGCCGACCGCCAGTTGACGGTGGCCGAACTGCCTCCGCCGCCGCCCCCGGCGGAGAACGAAGTGCAGATTCGCGTCCGCGCGGTCGCGCTCAATCACATCGACGTCTGGGGTTATCGCGGCATGGCCTTCGCCAAGCGCAAGATGCCGCTCGTGGTCGGCGCGGAAGCCTCCGGCGAGATCGTCGCGACCGGTGCGAACGCCACGCGTTTCAAGCCCGGCCAGAAAGTCGTGATGTATGGCGCGCTGACCTGCGGCACCTGCAAGGCCTGTCAGGAGGGCCGCGACAATCTCTGCGAAAACGTCGCGGGCATCATGGGCTTCCATGTCGATGGCTTCGCGCGCGAACTGATGAATCTCGACGAGCGCCTCGTCATTCCGGTGCCGGACAACGTCAGCCTGCGCGACGCGGCCTGCGCGCCCATCGCCTTCTCCACCGTGCAGCACATGCTGTTCGACAACGCCAAACTGCAACCGGGCGAGACCGTCCTCGTTCATGCGGGCGGATCGGGCATCGGCACGGTCGCGATCATGATGGCGAAAGCCATCGGCTGCACCGTCATCACCACGGTCGGCAGCGACGCCAAGATCGAGGGCGTGAAGGCGCTCGGTGCGGATTACGTCATCAACTATCGCAAGGACCGCTTCGAGGGCGAGACGCGCAAGATCACCAAGAAGAAAGGCGTCGATGTCGTGTTCGAGCATGTCGGCGCGGACACCTTCAACGGCTCGCTGCTCTGCCTCAAGCGCGGCGGCCGCCTCGTCACCTGCGGCTCGACTTCCGGTCCCACCACCACGATCAACCTGATGCAACTGTTCCAGCAGCAGTACCGCATCATCGGCTCGTTCGGCGCGAGCATGCGCAACATCGCCGAAAGCCTCGACAAGATGGCGGGCGGCATCAAGCCCGTGATCGACACCGAAGTCCCCGTCGAGAACGTCGAGAAAGCACTGGAGCGGATGGAAAGCCGCCAGGTGTTCGGCAAGATCATCGTTACGCTGTAA
- a CDS encoding lipid A biosynthesis lauroyl acyltransferase encodes MAHLVLRSKIILRNKFVAAKNAAVGAAAVGLLRATRHFDAVKTGDVFAKITRTIGPWWPEHRVAHANLVAAFPEKSPKEIDAILAGVWDNLGRIGAEFAHLDHIWKYDDATPDKNTVEFGPGTQERFAELKNDGKGALIFASHLGNWELPALAAATHGLDSAVLFRRPNIAAADRAIQSIRAVNMGEMIANTHDAPVRIAGMLERGIHIGMLVDQHFGRGVDVMFFGRKVKANPLLARLVRRVDCPIHGVRVVRLPDRRFRVDLTEQIEPARDASGEVDIQGTMQRVTSVVEGWVREYPEQWLWLHRRWR; translated from the coding sequence ATGGCGCACCTCGTCCTCCGCTCGAAGATCATTCTCCGCAACAAATTCGTCGCGGCGAAAAATGCCGCCGTCGGCGCGGCGGCGGTGGGCCTGCTGCGCGCCACAAGGCATTTCGATGCCGTGAAGACCGGCGACGTTTTCGCGAAAATCACGCGCACCATCGGTCCGTGGTGGCCGGAGCATCGTGTCGCGCACGCCAATCTCGTCGCGGCGTTTCCGGAAAAGTCGCCGAAGGAGATCGACGCGATCCTCGCCGGCGTGTGGGACAATCTCGGCCGCATCGGCGCGGAATTCGCCCATCTCGATCACATCTGGAAATACGATGACGCCACGCCCGACAAGAACACTGTCGAGTTCGGCCCCGGCACGCAGGAACGCTTCGCCGAACTGAAGAACGACGGCAAGGGCGCGCTGATCTTCGCAAGCCACCTCGGCAACTGGGAGCTTCCGGCACTTGCCGCCGCGACCCACGGCCTCGATTCCGCCGTGCTGTTCCGCCGCCCCAACATCGCCGCCGCCGACCGCGCGATCCAGTCGATCCGCGCCGTCAACATGGGCGAGATGATCGCGAACACGCACGACGCGCCGGTTCGCATTGCCGGGATGCTCGAACGCGGCATTCACATCGGCATGCTGGTGGACCAGCATTTCGGACGCGGCGTCGATGTCATGTTCTTCGGACGGAAAGTGAAAGCCAATCCCCTGCTCGCCCGCCTCGTCCGCAGGGTCGATTGTCCGATCCACGGCGTGCGCGTGGTGCGGCTGCCGGACCGGCGCTTCCGCGTCGATCTCACCGAGCAAATCGAGCCCGCGCGCGACGCTTCAGGCGAAGTCGATATTCAGGGCACCATGCAGCGCGTGACCTCGGTGGTCGAGGGCTGGGTCCGCGAATATCCCGAACAATGGCTGTGGCTGCACCGCCGCTGGCGGTAA
- a CDS encoding polyamine ABC transporter substrate-binding protein yields MKIPKSFLMLATVLVVSSAQAAERVVNFYNWSSYMAPGVLEDFTKETGIKVVYDTFDANETLETRLLAGKSGYDLVVPTAYFLQRQIVAGVFQKLDKAKLPNLVNAWPEVTNHLAQYDPGNLYAANYMWGTTGIGYNVGAVRKILGPGAVIDSWDTIFNPDKIAKFKDCGIHMLDSADDILPAALNWLGLDPNSTRREDLEKAAEAVAKIRPYVRKFHSSEYLSALATGEICLAVGWSGDIKQAQKRAAESNNGVEIAYAIPKEGAQMFFDNLAIPSDAKNVDEAYALIDYLYRPEVAAKNSSFLGYASGNLAAQKLVDPKVLNDRGVYPDEATLRRLFIITARAPAMQRAINRLWTKVKTGR; encoded by the coding sequence ATGAAGATTCCAAAATCCTTCCTGATGCTTGCGACAGTACTGGTCGTGTCGTCCGCGCAGGCGGCCGAGCGCGTGGTGAATTTCTACAACTGGTCGAGCTACATGGCGCCCGGCGTGCTGGAGGATTTCACGAAAGAGACCGGCATCAAGGTGGTCTACGACACGTTCGACGCCAACGAGACGCTGGAGACGCGGCTGCTCGCGGGGAAATCCGGCTACGATCTCGTGGTGCCGACGGCGTATTTCCTGCAACGCCAGATCGTCGCCGGCGTGTTCCAGAAGCTCGACAAGGCGAAGTTGCCGAATCTCGTCAATGCCTGGCCCGAGGTGACGAACCATCTCGCGCAATACGACCCCGGCAATCTGTACGCCGCCAATTACATGTGGGGTACGACAGGCATCGGTTACAATGTGGGCGCGGTGCGTAAAATCCTCGGTCCAGGTGCGGTGATCGACAGTTGGGACACGATCTTCAATCCCGACAAGATCGCGAAGTTCAAGGATTGCGGCATCCACATGCTGGATTCCGCCGACGACATTCTCCCGGCGGCGCTGAACTGGCTCGGCCTCGATCCGAATTCGACGCGGCGCGAGGATCTGGAAAAGGCGGCGGAGGCGGTCGCGAAAATCCGTCCCTATGTCCGCAAATTCCATTCGTCCGAATATCTCAGCGCGCTCGCCACCGGTGAAATCTGCCTCGCGGTCGGCTGGTCCGGCGACATCAAGCAGGCGCAGAAGCGGGCGGCGGAATCGAACAACGGTGTCGAGATCGCCTATGCGATCCCGAAGGAGGGCGCGCAGATGTTCTTCGACAATCTCGCCATTCCATCCGATGCGAAGAATGTCGACGAAGCCTACGCGCTGATCGATTACCTGTACCGCCCGGAGGTCGCGGCGAAGAATTCGAGCTTTCTCGGCTATGCCAGCGGCAATCTCGCCGCGCAGAAACTCGTCGATCCGAAAGTGTTGAACGATCGCGGCGTGTACCCGGACGAGGCGACATTGAGGCGGCTGTTCATCATCACCGCGCGCGCGCCCGCGATGCAGCGCGCCATCAACCGGCTATGGACGAAGGTGAAGACCGGGCGGTGA
- a CDS encoding aminotransferase: protein MSTIFSDLPVTIFEVMSQLARDHDAINLGQGFPEAAGPEDIRRKAADAVLHGYNQYPSMMGLPELRAAISAHYAHWHGVAFDPMTEVMVTSGATEALAGAILGLIGEGDEVVVFQPFYDAYVPLIRRAGGIPRFVRLEPPHWRLTEEALRAAFTPKTKFVIFNNPLNPAAVVYPREDLELLARFCQEFDAAAICDEVWEHVVFDGRAHIPLIAIPGMRERTVKIGSAGKIFALTGWKVGFVCAAPDLLRVLAKAHQFLAFTTAPNLQVAVAYGLSKPDAFFDEMRRDLQRSRDRLTDGLKSIGFPVLESQGTYFLNIDLAPLKLNEVDEDFCKRIVVEHKVASIPVSPFYEDNPVRSVVRLCFAKSDATIDTALERLSRVLRG from the coding sequence ATGAGCACGATTTTCTCTGATTTGCCGGTGACGATTTTCGAGGTGATGTCGCAGCTCGCCCGCGATCACGACGCCATCAATCTCGGGCAGGGCTTTCCCGAAGCGGCGGGCCCGGAGGACATCCGCCGCAAGGCCGCCGATGCAGTATTGCATGGCTACAACCAGTATCCCTCCATGATGGGCCTGCCGGAGCTGCGGGCCGCGATCTCCGCGCACTACGCGCATTGGCACGGCGTCGCCTTCGACCCCATGACCGAGGTGATGGTGACCTCCGGCGCGACCGAGGCGCTGGCGGGCGCGATCCTCGGCCTCATTGGTGAGGGCGACGAGGTCGTGGTGTTCCAGCCGTTCTACGACGCCTATGTGCCGCTGATCCGGCGCGCGGGCGGCATTCCGCGCTTCGTGCGGCTGGAGCCGCCGCACTGGCGATTGACGGAGGAGGCGCTGCGTGCCGCCTTCACGCCGAAGACGAAATTCGTGATCTTCAACAACCCGCTCAACCCCGCCGCCGTGGTGTATCCGCGCGAGGACCTCGAATTGCTGGCGCGCTTTTGTCAGGAATTCGATGCGGCCGCGATCTGCGACGAGGTCTGGGAGCACGTCGTGTTCGACGGCCGCGCGCACATTCCGCTGATCGCGATCCCCGGCATGCGCGAGCGCACGGTGAAGATCGGCTCGGCGGGCAAGATCTTCGCGCTGACCGGCTGGAAGGTCGGGTTTGTCTGCGCCGCGCCGGATTTGCTGCGCGTGTTGGCCAAGGCGCACCAGTTTCTCGCCTTCACCACCGCGCCGAACTTGCAGGTGGCGGTCGCTTACGGTTTGTCCAAGCCGGACGCCTTCTTCGACGAGATGCGGCGCGATCTGCAACGCAGCCGCGACCGTCTGACGGATGGCCTGAAGTCCATCGGTTTCCCGGTACTGGAGTCGCAGGGAACGTATTTCCTCAACATCGATCTCGCGCCGCTCAAGCTCAACGAGGTCGACGAGGATTTCTGCAAGCGCATTGTGGTGGAGCACAAGGTCGCGTCGATTCCGGTGTCGCCGTTCTATGAGGACAATCCGGTACGCTCGGTGGTGCGGCTTTGCTTCGCCAAATCGGATGCGACCATCGACACCGCACTTGAGCGGCTGTCACGCGTGCTGCGGGGTTAG
- a CDS encoding rhodanese-like domain-containing protein, protein MPNTSTVHDLPPEEVARGLIEGRYLLIDVREPNETAAEAYPEGATMPLSCFDPSALPDPAGKTIVFACRSGKRSVAASLAAQAAGKPYNMHLMGGMIGWKAAGLPTKTGG, encoded by the coding sequence TTGCCCAATACCAGCACAGTGCACGACTTGCCCCCCGAAGAGGTGGCCAGGGGCCTTATCGAGGGGCGCTATCTGCTGATCGACGTGCGCGAGCCGAACGAGACCGCGGCGGAAGCCTATCCCGAGGGCGCGACGATGCCGCTGTCGTGCTTCGATCCCTCCGCGCTGCCCGATCCCGCAGGCAAGACCATTGTGTTCGCCTGCCGGTCCGGGAAACGCTCGGTGGCGGCTTCTCTGGCCGCGCAGGCGGCCGGCAAGCCTTATAATATGCACCTCATGGGCGGAATGATCGGCTGGAAAGCGGCGGGCCTCCCCACCAAAACTGGCGGTTAG
- a CDS encoding potassium transporter Kup has translation MTSDISVSAAETPAVEGYGQAHSTASYKALMLGSIGVVYGDIGTSPLYAFREAINAAAGTGSIQPGIVLGVLSLILWTLIVVVTLKYVVILLRADNNGEGGTLALMALAQRALGTAGGGLILLGIISGALFYGDAVITPALSVLSAIEGMKLATEALDPYIVPLTVIILAALFAVQSRGTARVAAFFGPLMCLWFAVIGIAAIPPIAKAPQVFLALNPLLALEFLLEHGVIGLVTLGAVFLAVTGAEALYADLGHFGKSPIRITWLAIVLPSLALNYLGQAAMVMSNPAAVQNPFFLMFPDWALVPMVVLATVATVIASQAVITGAYSLTQQAVQLGLLPRFEIRHTSASHAGQIYIPRLNRLLFIAVLLLVMLFRSSSALASAYGIAVTGTMVVTGMMGFIVIWRVWKWSPFAAALLMAPFLLFDLTFLAANMLKVFEGGWVPLAIGGVVMLLMYTWRRGSKILFEKSHKQEIPLEDLVGMLEKKPPQRVPGTAVFLTSNAALAPTALMHSLKHYKVLHEKNVILTVEVARMPRVHPDERVRIDKVGETFARVTLRFGFMESPNIPKALGIARKLGWQFDIMATSFFLSRRLLKPAAQSSMPLWQDRLFIAMSRSANDATDHFQIPTGRVVEIGTQVAI, from the coding sequence ATGACAAGTGACATATCGGTCTCCGCCGCGGAAACGCCGGCGGTGGAAGGCTATGGGCAGGCGCACTCCACGGCGTCATACAAGGCGCTGATGCTGGGTTCCATCGGCGTCGTCTACGGCGACATCGGCACCTCGCCGCTGTACGCCTTCCGCGAGGCGATCAATGCCGCCGCCGGGACCGGCTCCATCCAGCCCGGTATCGTGCTGGGCGTTCTGTCGCTGATCCTCTGGACGCTGATCGTGGTGGTGACGCTGAAATACGTCGTTATCCTGCTGCGCGCCGACAACAACGGGGAGGGCGGCACGCTCGCGCTGATGGCGTTGGCGCAACGCGCGCTCGGCACGGCGGGCGGGGGGCTGATCCTGCTCGGCATTATCAGCGGCGCGCTGTTCTATGGCGATGCCGTCATCACGCCCGCGCTGTCGGTCCTTTCCGCCATCGAAGGCATGAAGCTCGCGACCGAAGCACTCGACCCCTATATCGTGCCGCTCACCGTCATCATTCTCGCAGCACTATTCGCGGTGCAGTCGCGCGGCACCGCGCGGGTCGCCGCATTTTTCGGCCCCCTGATGTGCCTGTGGTTCGCGGTGATCGGCATTGCCGCGATCCCGCCGATTGCGAAAGCGCCGCAGGTGTTTCTGGCGCTCAATCCGCTGCTCGCGCTCGAATTCCTGCTGGAGCATGGCGTCATCGGCCTTGTCACGCTCGGCGCGGTGTTTCTCGCCGTGACGGGCGCGGAAGCGCTTTACGCGGATCTCGGCCATTTCGGCAAATCGCCGATCCGGATCACATGGCTTGCGATCGTGCTGCCGTCGCTGGCGCTGAACTATCTCGGGCAGGCGGCGATGGTGATGAGCAATCCGGCCGCCGTGCAGAATCCGTTCTTCCTGATGTTTCCGGACTGGGCGCTGGTGCCGATGGTGGTGCTGGCGACGGTGGCGACGGTGATCGCGAGCCAGGCCGTGATTACCGGCGCGTATTCGCTGACCCAGCAGGCGGTGCAACTCGGGCTGCTGCCGCGGTTCGAGATTCGCCATACCTCGGCGAGCCATGCCGGGCAGATTTATATCCCGCGCCTCAATCGCCTGTTGTTCATCGCCGTGCTGCTGCTGGTGATGCTGTTCCGCTCGTCGAGCGCCCTGGCGTCCGCCTACGGCATCGCGGTGACGGGCACCATGGTCGTGACCGGCATGATGGGCTTCATCGTGATCTGGCGGGTGTGGAAATGGAGCCCGTTCGCGGCCGCTCTTTTGATGGCGCCTTTCCTGCTGTTCGACCTCACCTTCCTCGCCGCGAACATGCTCAAGGTGTTCGAGGGCGGCTGGGTGCCGCTGGCGATCGGTGGCGTCGTGATGCTGCTGATGTATACGTGGCGCAGGGGCAGCAAGATCCTGTTCGAGAAATCCCACAAGCAGGAAATCCCGCTGGAAGACCTCGTGGGGATGCTGGAGAAAAAGCCGCCGCAGCGCGTTCCCGGCACGGCGGTGTTTCTGACCAGCAATGCGGCGCTGGCACCAACCGCGCTGATGCATAGCCTCAAGCACTACAAGGTGCTGCACGAGAAGAACGTCATTCTGACGGTCGAGGTGGCGCGTATGCCGCGTGTTCACCCCGACGAGCGCGTGCGGATAGACAAGGTGGGAGAAACCTTCGCCCGCGTCACGTTGCGTTTCGGGTTCATGGAATCGCCGAATATTCCGAAGGCGCTTGGGATCGCGCGCAAGCTCGGCTGGCAGTTCGACATCATGGCGACCTCGTTCTTCCTGTCGCGGCGCCTGCTGAAACCGGCCGCGCAATCCAGCATGCCGCTGTGGCAGGACCGGCTGTTCATCGCGATGAGCCGTTCGGCCAACGACGCCACCGACCATTTCCAGATCCCGACCGGTCGCGTGGTCGAGATCGGAACGCAGGTCGCCATCTGA